Genomic window (Mustela erminea isolate mMusErm1 chromosome X, mMusErm1.Pri, whole genome shotgun sequence):
TGGGGTGCTGAAGACTTAGAGGTTTAGTGGGCTTTACTTCTAGGAAGTCCAGCAGGTTCTCACAAGTGAACATCCCAGAAAGATCCCCTCATGGCTATGGAAGGGGAAAATACACTCTTGTGAATACATCAAGAATCATCTCTGTGATAAAGGCCTACTCTCCAGTGAAAAAGCCTTTCCCTGAGCCTTATCGCAGCTGAGGAAAAGGTGTTCCTCCTCATCCAGCCCACTCTAGCCTTCCATTCTCAcataagggagagagagaagctaagaAACACTTGTGAAGGTCATAGCCCAGGGCCACAGGCCCACAAAACAGTGGAATTTAATCAGAAGATTATAGAACCCTTCCTCTCCTCCACACATTATCACATTGATAACAAGCCTCCAGTGTCCTAAGAGTAGAGTAGAGCTAAAAGAGCTGCAAGAAGTAGACTCTGCAAGGAGTAATTAGGGAAGCCCAGAGTTTTGAGGGGAGATAAAAATAAGGACACTAGAGGAATTTGAAGACCATAGCACTTATAGCTACAGCAAACATCATCCACAGGCCAGCTGCTAACCTGCTTAACTTAAAACTTCTCACTAAAGGTATGCTTATCTTAGGTCCTATCAATGCATTATATCCAGCTTTcaacacaaaattaaaaggcatgctaaaaggcaagaaaaaacacGGTTTGAGGATacaaagcaagcatcagaactAGACTCACAAATATAATGCAGATTTTCAGAGTATCAGATAGGAAATTTAAAGTAAGTATGCTTAATATGTTAACAGCTTTGATGGATAAACTACACAAGTGTATATGGCCGTGGCTGAGATCCAAGCTGGTTCTAATTGCTGCCACATCTCCACACGGCCAAATAACATGAGAGCATGGATGTGACTGCGAGAGAAGACTTAATAGGACAGATGAAGAGGAGCTAGGAGCCGCCCGACCCCTGGCCATAGGGGCAACAGACAGGAAAGAGCCTAGGACCCAGGGCGGGTCCTGACAAGGAAAAAAGGCCCTCCTTCTTGGGCAACTGTGGGGACTGCAAAACGGCAAAGCATGCTACCAGTTTAAATGAGCTGGGAAACAGCAGCGTGGCAGAAAGAATGGGCGCAGAGCAGGGGTTGGTTTTCTCAGGGTCAAGGTGTAGGTCTGCCTTCCTTTAGAAAAGGCGCGGTGGTGAGGCCTCCGTGGGGGtcctccccgccctcctcccttCGGTGGCCCCGCTAAGCGATGAAGGAAGAAAGTGAGAGGGCCATCCACCCCAGAACCTCCAGGGTGGTCGGGCCTTAGGCCGCCTCTCCTCGCAGCCTGCTGTCCTGACAGCCCCTGGCCCACCCGCCTCCAATTAGGATGGTGGACGGAAGTGGGGACAGGGAGGCGGACAGACACTGAGCCGCCGGAGGGTTCTCACACACCGAGGGGCGGTTGATATCCATCCGCCGCTGTTCGCCACACACCttccctccccgccgcccccgaCCTCTGGATCCCAGCCCCCACCGCCAACCGTCCCCGGGTCCCATAGGTTGCAGTGCCAGCAACGAGGGGGTGGTCGCCCGCGGAGGTCTGCAGAGGCGGGCTGTCGTGAGCCCGCCCCTTAGGCTCGGGCTcctcctggccccgccccctctgGGTCGGAACTAGGgtgggccggggagggggcgtcGAGCCCGTTCGCGCCGTATCCCTCCGCCCCCCTTCCCGACACCCTCGCCGCGAGCGTTTCGTGCCGCATCCTGCGCAGCCCCTGCCCAGTTTGGTGCAGCAGCGCGGGGGGCGGGACGCCTCTTTGCGATTCTGGCCGCACGCAAGGCGGTGGGAATCCGAGTGCAGAGCTCCGAGAGGAGGGGGAGGCCGACGACTTGCACCTTGAGCCTGTGAGGGCAAGTGGGGGTGTcgtggggggaggcgggggaccCCCACTGTCGCCTGGCTTACAGGCTGTCCGGACCCCAGACCCTGACAGCCTGGCAAGGAGGAAGCGACCCTGTCGTAGCTGGTCTCTGAGAGAGGTGCGCAACGCCGCGTGACCCCTGGCGAGGAGAGGCGGCGACTGGCCTGGGTCGGGTCCGGGGCACGGGGGCTGGCCGGAGAGGCTTCCTCGGATCCTCTGGAGGCGAACTGCGCCCGTCACTCCGCGGCCAGCTTTCTAGGCGCCCGCGACCCGCCGTCGACGGTGCCTGTACCGGCAGAGACCTGtggctgcgggggcggggggggggtgctgcgGAAGAAATGGCGGAGTGGGAGCTGGGGTGTGGAGTGCCCAAGCAGGCCTCCGCgttggggggcggggcggcccgGAGCTCTATGCCCAGCTGGTGGGAGTGGATGCCCCTTGGAGTTGGCTGCTTCGGGCCCTGATTCTGGAAAGGGGCCTGTTGGGCCCCGCTCCCTGGGTGCTCTCCCTTCCCACAGGCGCCTGGTTGATGCCAAAGGCTTTCTGTGTGGTGGGTCTGACGCATTTAGCAAAAGAGCGGTTGAGTGGGTAGGTTATGAAGACATCAAAATGAAGTGTTTATCCATTTCATAATATTGCCTTCCATATATATATCTTGCACGTGAGTAAACGCAAGGAAATGACAGGGTGAGGAGTAGATCACCTTTCACAGGAAGGGTCCATGTAAAGAAATAGTGTAGTATTAATACACCTTTCTCCTTCAGGATCCTTTTTCTCAACATTGCAGCCCCCTTTAATATGTTGAGGTGTGGGAATGGTGGGTCAAAATAGAGGAGAATATTTTCTGAAGGGTCATTTTAGACCCTATGATGTTTAAActtatttcctgatttttcagAGGTGGTGTTAGGACCTGAACTCTGGGTATCTGTCTGTTAACCTGGTATTTTCCTGGTATTATCAGTATATTCTCTTGATGTTTTGGTGAGTGTTCATCCTCCTTTTTGCAGGACAGGACTCTTCTCCAGCTAAGGACTGTTCTTTGGTGGGAAGGGTAGAAGTTCCTGAGGACCCCTACTGTGTAGGCTGGCTGGCATAGGTGGCAATGAGGTAGGGTCTTTGTATGCATGGGGAAAGGGTAGGGGCATGCAAAGATGGTATTGAAAAAATagtcattaatatttttactgAGTACCTTCTAAATACAGTTGCCTACATTCCACTGTCCACTCTTCCATCTTATAATTTGTCCTGGGAAAGAGGTGTGGTCTCTTCTGggaaaatgacagaattaaaaaCTGGGAGGAAGTATAATTAGAAAAGCTGCAGGTCTTGGGGGAATGGATGCAGAAACATCTGGTAGGAGCAGACAGGTGGGAGACATTTAACATggcctcaaataaacaaaagtatgTGTTATAACTCTCGTGATGGGTGTTGGGATTGCTTaatctcctgttttctcttttgctttttatttattcttaagtttatttctttataggTTCCTGTAGAAAGCTGTAGGTAGTTTTTCACTTTGAATTAAGCAAGAGGACGAAAACTATTCATTTGGGTCCAAGGTGAGTGTGAACATGAGCAGCCGTATTTATTGGGGATGGAAATGGGCTACTGGCAAGTAGGTGAGACCAGATCATATCTTGGAGCCATTGTCTTCCAACTCTCCAGACACTTCTATCTTCACATTTGTATAGGAAATGGGGATAAATTAAGCCAGGATTGTGCCTAGAGGGTAATTGATAGATGATCAGGAAATGGGGTGGGAAGCCATGAGGACAAAGGAGGCCAGAAACATTATATAACCAAAGTTCTAGATTTGAAAAGGCATATATTGGGTTTAGAATTCAGAACACATGTCTGTCTACCAAAGACTCAAAATTCCAGTGCTCCTGTATTTTTTGTCCGTACGTCTGCCTGTGTGTTGGCTATAGGACTTTTCATTCCTAGAAGTAATGAAGGGGGAACAAATTGCACTAGATGAGTATAGGTTGGTGTGAGGCCTACCTTGGTAGACCTGTAGAGTATAGTGGTGTATACCAAAGGAGCTGGATGTTTTTTAGCCTTTCTCACTTTCAGCAAGATTTTTCCATCACCTGCTCCTatgtgataaagagaaaagagtgtGTTAGTGCTTGGACAGTACATTGTTGGGCATTAGTGGGAGTGTGAAAGGGATAAAATAAGGTAACAGAGTTTTCTATTCTACTTCTGTCATATAATCCATCTCTATGTTCATGTCTTGTGTGGCTGTCTGCGTGGAGAAACACAGTTGGAAGAGACTGAaagctcattttcttcttccacctCCGGTCCATCTGCAGTGGTGGCTATAGTGGCCTTGGAGTGGCAGATCATCACCTTCAACAGGTCTGTACTCAGAAACCATCATCTTCACTCAAGCTGAATTCCTCTGCTTGTCTCTGTATCACTGACAGAGGCTATGTGTTTTGGAAGGGGACTGTGTGACTGTTGAGCTAATGAGTAACTCTTGCTACAAAGTTTACGTCTGAGCCAGTGAAAGAGTGTTAAGGCATTGACCTGGGACACATTGAGAACCAAGGCCAAGATTTTATAGGGCTATCTATATAACTGGTCTTCAACCATGACTGGGGCTAAGAATGAGAGTAGAAACAAAGCCAAAACTCAAAAAAGGGCTGGTGTACAAGCTGAAGCGAAAAGGGAGTCTACTGGCATAGTCAGACCTGTAGTCAAGACCCAGGACAAAGCAACAGCCAAGGCAGGGTCTCAAGCTGATGCAGCAATGACAACGATGAAGGCAAGGTCTAAGAACAGGATTGTTACTGAGATAAAGGAAAGAGCCCTGGCAGATTTCAGTCCCAAAGCTGAAGATGAGGCCACTAGAGTACCTGGGATGTCTTCTGTGGCTGAGGTTAATGCTGAGTCCAGGTCCACATGTAAAGATAAGGCTGGTATTGATACCTGGTTTTGGGCTGAGGAAGAGGCCAATGTTGGTTCCTGGTTTTGGAATGGAGACGAGACTAGTAATCGTTCTAGTGCTAAGGATGAAGGTAAAGCTGGTATAGGTCCCCCAACCTGTGCTGAAAAATTAGAACCTGTAGCTGGGGCCAGCTGTAAATCTAGGCCAGGgactgaggaggaagaggaagaaaatgttattgGGAACTGGTTTTGGGATGGAGATGAAACCAGTTTTGATCCTAACCCTAGACCTGTGAGCAGGATAGTTAGGCCCCAGCCTGTggatgaaattaatgaaaaaaataggcCCAAGGACTGGTCTGAGGTAACTATCTGGCCCAAAGCTCCTGCTGTAACTCCAGCAGTGTTAGGCTTTAGATCCCATGTCCCATTTGAGACAAAGCCTCCTTCATATATTGTCCTGGCCTCAGCTGAGGAAAATACCCCTTCTTTGCCTGTGGAAACAACATGCCCTTCTAGGAGCACTACTTCAAGCTCACAGCCTGTCCCTGAGTACCCATTTGGTTCTGGTCCTTGCATCCAGACTATAGAGGAGATTAGACGCCAAATCAGGATCAGGGAAGTGAATGGGATTAAGCCTTTTGCTTGCCCTTGCAAAATGGAATGCTACATGGATTCTGAGGAATTTGAAAAACTTGTTACCTTACTTAAGTCAACTACTGATCCTCTTATTCATAAAATAGCTCAAATTGCAATGGGGATCATTAATGTTCATCCCTTTGCCCAAGAGTTTATTAATGAGGTGGGTGTAGTGACGCTTATTGAAAGCTTGctcagttttccttcctctgaaaTAAGAAAGAAGGCCGTAATTACTCTGAATCCTCCTTCTGGGGATGAGAGACAACGCAAGATTGAATTACATGTTAAGCATATGTGTAAGGAAACCATGTCTTTTCCCTTGAACTCACCCGGACAGCAATCTGGATTAAAGATACTAGGGCAACTGACGACTGATTCTAACCATCACCACATTGTTGCCAATTGCTTTGCAGAGCTTTTCCATTTGCTATCCTTGGGAAATCGTAAAACcagaaatcttgttttaaaagtacttttgaaTATGTCTGAAAATCCAGCTGCAGCCAGAGATATGATCAATACAAAGGCCTTAGCAGCATTAAAACTCATCTTTAACCAGAAAGAGGCAAAAGCCAATCTCGTTAGTGCTGTGGCcatatttattaacataaaagaGCATATCAGAAAGGGTTCAATTGTAGTTGTTGATCACGTGAGTTACAATACACTGATGGCCATTTTCCGTGAagttaaagtaattattgaaagaatgtaaaatgagCCAGAAATAAAAGTGAACGCTTTGAACAATCTAATCGGCTGTGTATTCCTAAAGAGCCTTACATAATGTTTTGAATGTTACCAGTGTGTGCATTATAAAATCACATCTTTAACATGACATTACCTGTGACAGTCTCTAGGTTTGAGCTAGACCATTTTTACATATCAAATGGGTATTGCATTGTAAGCTGAAAACATCACTTGATTTTAATCTTGTGTAGATGGGcaactttttaacattttacttaagaTAGTGAACCAGTTCATCTTAAGTAGGGTAAACTTGTTCATTATTATTTGCTTGGATCTATTTCtaatggcaaaaaaaagaaaatgtcattgaaatttGTAATTGCAGAAATAAAGCATATGCACACAAAAAGATAACAGCATTTACATATATCCATACATATACAGACGAATTGCTGAATGTGCTCTCAATATGTAAAGAAGGCAGGAGTTGCTGTAGGCTGTTTAATGTAAGAGGAATTAGTGTTTTCCCCTTATTCAGCCTTCATCAGATAACTCATGGTAGGAATTACAACTGCTGATGTAAACTGAAGAGAATGTGTGAAAATACTAGGTTGTATGCTTTGAGATTTTTCAGTAGTTATGAAACTAAAACAAGATCATACTGTAAATTATTTGTAACTTTCTCCTCCCTGACTGTATATTTTGGGCATCTTTCCATATCAATAAATGTGCTTctgtaacatattttttaatcacttaatgTTTCTTCTGTGTGAACAATTAGTGCATAGTGCCCTAATGTTTCATTGCatgtccctctcttttttttaaagatttattttatttttgatacagagagagagcgagctcacaagcagggggaatggcaggcagagggagagagagacaccggccccacactgagcagggagcctgatgtggggcccgatcccaggaccctgggatcatgacctgagttgaaggtggacacttaaccaactgagccacccaggtaccccgtgcATGTCCCTCTTAATATGCACACATTTAGTTTTTTGGAAAAACAAGAGTAGTATTCTAAACTTGCCTCATCTTTATAATTATCTTTCCAACTTAGTATTATGCAGATCTAccataagctttttatttaatagctttattgatatataattgacatacattaattcttatatatttaaagtatataatttgggggcacctgggtgactcatttggttaagcctccaactcttgatttcagctcaggtcatgatctcaggattggtGAGGTTGAGCCCAGCATCACATTCTGCATTGAGtgtggaacctgtttaagattctctctcctttctctgcccctccctgatcatgctctctgtctctaaattaaaaagaaatctttacaaTATACCATTTAATACTTtttgatgtatgtatacatatgtgaaactatcaccacagtcaagatactgAACATACCCATCATGACCCCCAGAGTTTCTCCATACCCCTTTTTATCCCTACCACGTTTCCCTATGTCTCCCTGTctccaggcaaccactaatctgtttttttaCAATAtacaattgttttcattttctgagatttttatataaatggagcCATACAGTATATATTTGGGGGATTTGGTCAGGGTtgtgtggcttctttcacttggcataattatttgagacccatccatgttgttatgtgtatcagtagttcattgcttttttatttgcaAGTAGTCTCTATGATTATATCATAGTTCATCCATTGACCTGTGATGGAGATTTGGGGTGTTTCCAGAtttgggctattacaaataaaggcTGCTATGAGCATTTTTATACAACTGTTTCTGTGGACAtgtgctttgcttttctcttgggtaaatacttaggagtggaatgCCTGGAGCATATGGTAGGTGTACatttaacttttacattttccaaagtggttgaacTGTTTTACATTCCTGCAGCAGTGTGTGAGAATTCTGATTTCTTCACATGCTTTTTAATACTTCATGTGGTCggtcttcttaattttagctgTATCTCgttgtagttcttttttaaatttaagtacgGTTGACATACAATgatgtattagttttaggtatataacatagtgattcaacatttatatgtGTTACAAAGTGATCACCATGATAAGTCTAGCTACCATCTTTCACCTTATGAAGTGGTTACATTATTAACTCTATTCTCTATGTTGTGCATTATATCCTTGTGTCTtaatttataactgaaagtttgtaccatttaatcccctttacctattttgaCAATTCCCTTCCtactcccttccctctggcaactaccagattattctctgtatctatgagcctGTTAatgtttttgctcatttgttttttagcttcacatataaatgataccatataGTATTTCACCTTttctgtctgaattatttcacttaacaaaatactctctatgtccatccatgttgtcacgaatggtgagatttcattcttttgtatgacTGAGTAAAATAATCCATTGTATGTATACCAtatctttattcatctatcaatgggcacttaggttgctttcatatcatggctactgtaaataatgctgcaatgaacacagaagtgtatatatctttttgagttactgTTGTCATTTTCCtcagataaatacccaaaagaggaattgctggattgaatgataattctattttcaattttttgaaaaacctccatagtgttttccatagtggctgcaccattttatatcccCATCAGCAGTGCaacagggttcccttttctccacatcttcaccaatatgtgttatttctttttgatactaggcattctgacaggtgtaaactGATGTTGTggttttttagaaaattttattttttcagtgttctaagattcattgtttatgcaccatacccagtgctccatgcaatacatgccctccttaatacccaccaccaggctcacctaaccccccaccctcctcccctccaaaaccctcagtttgtttcccagagtctgcagtctctcatggtaTGTCTCCCACTCTAatgctgtggttttgatttgcattgccccAAAGAACAGtaatgttgagcaacttttcatgttggccatctgtatgtcttctttggagaaatatctattcaggtcctctgcctattttttgattggattgtgttttgtttttttatatgttgtatgagtgtatatatatacattatatgtatatatataagtgtgtgtgtgtatttatatttatatttgggatattaaccccttaccagtTTTATCATTTGAgacatcttttcccattcagtaggttgcctttccatttcgctgatggtttcctttgctgtgcaaaagcttttgtttgatgtagttccattagtttaattttgctttccttGCTTGAGGAGATAGATCCAAGAAAATACTGTTCAGACTGATACCCAAGACTTcactgcctctgttttctttctcattgtagttctaaattgcatttctctaatgagaaatgatgttgaaaatcttttcatatgtatatttgcTATCCATATATCTTGGGTGAAGTTCATGTAAATGTTTTgctctttttagaaaaacaaacaaactgggtgGTTCATTTTGATTGTTGATTtatagaatttgtttttatataagcTGGATACAAGTCtattatcagatatatgttttaCAAATAGTTTCTCCCTGTCTatggattgtttttttttaactc
Coding sequences:
- the LOC116582142 gene encoding protein BHLHb9-like, whose product is MTGAKNESRNKAKTQKRAGVQAEAKRESTGIVRPVVKTQDKATAKAGSQADAAMTTMKARSKNRIVTEIKERALADFSPKAEDEATRVPGMSSVAEVNAESRSTCKDKAGIDTWFWAEEEANVGSWFWNGDETSNRSSAKDEGKAGIGPPTCAEKLEPVAGASCKSRPGTEEEEEENVIGNWFWDGDETSFDPNPRPVSRIVRPQPVDEINEKNRPKDWSEVTIWPKAPAVTPAVLGFRSHVPFETKPPSYIVLASAEENTPSLPVETTCPSRSTTSSSQPVPEYPFGSGPCIQTIEEIRRQIRIREVNGIKPFACPCKMECYMDSEEFEKLVTLLKSTTDPLIHKIAQIAMGIINVHPFAQEFINEVGVVTLIESLLSFPSSEIRKKAVITLNPPSGDERQRKIELHVKHMCKETMSFPLNSPGQQSGLKILGQLTTDSNHHHIVANCFAELFHLLSLGNRKTRNLVLKVLLNMSENPAAARDMINTKALAALKLIFNQKEAKANLVSAVAIFINIKEHIRKGSIVVVDHVSYNTLMAIFREVKVIIERM